CGTCCGCAACAACGGCAAACCCTCTGCCATGCTCTCCTGCCCTTGCAGCCTCAATTGCTGCATTAAGGGCGAGGAGATTGGTCTGGTCTGCAATGGATTTGATTCTCTCCGTAACCTTTCCTATGTTTCTAACCGCAAGCTCGAGGGTTTCCACAACCTTTGCGGCGTTTTCAACTTCGTCGACGATGGTCTTCATTATTTCGAGGGCTCTGGCTCCCTCCTCCTTCGCTATTCTCGCATTCTCTTCTGCCTCTGAGGCGAAATTCGCCGATTCTTCAGATTTAACGGTGAGGTTTCTGAAGACCTGCTCTGCTGCCTTCAGATCGGCAGTCGAGGCGTTTGCAAGTCTTGAAAGATTCTCACT
The Archaeoglobus neptunius genome window above contains:
- a CDS encoding methyl-accepting chemotaxis protein, which translates into the protein RRLAEDMKETAEQVREANEAVNQMNAGMQQISSASQQIATGSENLSRLANASTADLKAAEQVFRNLTVKSEESANFASEAEENARIAKEEGARALEIMKTIVDEVENAAKVVETLELAVRNIGKVTERIKSIADQTNLLALNAAIEAARAGEHGRGFAVVAD